A genomic segment from Aspergillus puulaauensis MK2 DNA, chromosome 1, nearly complete sequence encodes:
- the HEM3_2 gene encoding porphobilinogen deaminase (BUSCO:EOG09262YP5;~COG:H;~EggNog:ENOG410PHQP;~InterPro:IPR000860,IPR036803,IPR022419,IPR022418, IPR022417;~PFAM:PF03900,PF01379;~go_function: GO:0004418 - hydroxymethylbilane synthase activity [Evidence IEA];~go_process: GO:0018160 - peptidyl-pyrromethane cofactor linkage [Evidence IEA];~go_process: GO:0033014 - tetrapyrrole biosynthetic process [Evidence IEA]), whose protein sequence is MTTQAPPPSADPASQKIFTIGTRKSKLALLQTDLVLAALKERFPDHTFKIHSRETAGDQNTTIALRDFTTKNLWTQELEDLLEAGHVDLIVHSLKDVPTLLPSSCKLGPMMKREDSRDVLVLKKGLPNMTLAEMPAGSVVGTSSIRRTAQLARKYPHLKVMDVRGNIGTRLSKLDAEDSPYTCLILAAAGLLRLELGDRIFQFLDSKNAGMLYAVGQGALGIEIRKDDNVMEDMLKTIGHKETTFACLAERSLLRTLEGGCSAPLGVETEWIDGTEGSSKLKMRSVVVSVDGSENSEVEIDGAVDSAQSAEEFGVTVAKALVAKGAGKILEEIQQNKQNPLKVPTSELT, encoded by the exons ATGACTACCCAAGCCCCGCCACCCTCCGCAGACCCCGCGTCTCAGAAGATCTTCACAATTGGCACGCGCAAATCCAAACTTGCTCTTCTCCAAACGGATCTTGTCCTTGCCGCCCTCAAGGAACGATTTCCAGATCATACCTTCAAGATCCACTCGCGCGAAACTGCTGGTGACCAAAATACGACCATTGCGCTTCGGGATTTCACCACAAAAAACCTATGGACACAGGAGCTCGAGGACCTTCTAGAAGCCGGCCATGTCGATCTTATCGTGCACTCATTGAAAG ATGTTCCCACGCTTTTACCGTCTTCCTGCAAGCTTGGCCCCATGATGAAACGGGAGGATTCGAGAGATGTTTTGGTCCTTAAGAAGGGCCTGCCTAATATGACCCTGGCAGAAATGCCGGCTGGCTCAGTCGTGGGAACATCTTCAATTCGCCGGACCGCCCAACTTGCTCGAAAGTACCCTCACCTAAAGGTAATGGACGTCCGTGGCAACATCGGAACTCGGTTGTCCAAACTGGATGCAGAGGATAGCCCGTACACATGCCTTATCCTTGCTGCTGCAGGGCTACTACGCCTGGAACTTGGAGATCGGATATTCCAATTCTTGGATTCGAAGAACGCCGGGATGCTGTATGCCGTTGGCCAGGGCGCATTGGGTATCGAAATTCGCAAAGATGACAACGTAATGGAGGACATGTTGAAGACCATTGGGCATAAAGAGACAACATTTGCTTGTTTGGCTGAAAGGAGTCTTCTACGTACCCTAGAAGGTGGTTGCAGCGCTCCGCTGGGAGTTGAAACCGAGTGGATTGATGGCACCGAAGGGTCATCGAAATTGAAAATGAGGTCCGTCGTCGTAAGTGTGGACGGTAGCGAGAATTCTGAGGTCGAGATCGATGGAGCAGTTGACTCGGCTCAGTCGGCAGAAGAGTTTGGTGTCACAGTGGCCAAGGCACTGGTCGCTAAAGGGGCCGGCAAAATCCTTGAAGAAATTCAGCAGAACAAGCAAAATCCACTGAAAGTGCCGACCTCCGAATTGACTTAG
- a CDS encoding IGBP1/TAP42 family protein (BUSCO:EOG092648LP;~COG:T;~EggNog:ENOG410PHEG;~InterPro:IPR038511,IPR007304;~PFAM:PF04177;~go_process: GO:0009966 - regulation of signal transduction [Evidence IEA]) — protein MEQPQTLRSVFDDAKREKTALETRPDTNSDTYRSDVNATIAKFEECQRLVGALSMFSSNELLEDISTVDLQYLTVEYHIAELLQRSYNSDRESTLRRALGEYEKYLARSEDYGLLNTSDKKLYERYVANPSSFSLTQTNDPATRREVKITRFKEEKELKERLEYYSQNQQRLQSDEDDVRQLYLAEINLYTHQTFQSLDLLAQELSMLSAIRRMPPRPDNSQQLDARGRNRGSAEKYSERLDPPISQLLQGGKLGPILNKDGKPLQPFTLLDRRTQLRDGVFRSGHNLPTMTIDDYLEEEKRRGGIIEGGEPEPVEVDEDDLDKADEETMKAREWDEYKEANPRGSGNTLNRG, from the exons ATGGAGCAACCTCAGACTCTCCGATCCGTCTTCGACGATGCAAAACGAGAAAAAACAGCACTGGAAACTCGTCCGGATACAAACTCCGACACCTACCGAAGCGATGTCAACGCGACAATAGCAAAGTTCGAGGAATGCCAGCGACTGGTGGGCGCGCTGTCGATGTTCAGCTCGAACGAGTTATTAGAAGACATTTCGACAGTCGATTTACA GTACCTGACGGTCGAATATCACATTGCGGAGCTTCTCCAAAGATCCTATAACTCAGATCGCGAGTCTACATTGCGACGAGCTTTGGGAGAATATGAAAAATATCTAGCACGTTCTGAAGACTACGGACTTCTGAATACGAGTGACAAAAAGCTGTACGAGCGATATGTAGCGAATCCCTCCTCGTTCTCGTTGACGCAAACGAACGACCCCGCTACTCGGAGAGAAGTGAAAATAACAAGGTtcaaagaagagaaagagctGAAGGAAAGACTCGAG TACTATTCCCAGAACCAACAACGGCTGCAAagtgacgaggacgacgtaCGTCAGCTCTACCTGGCGGAAATCAATTTATACACCCATCAGACCTTTCAGTCGTTGGACCTGCTAGCACAGGAACTTTCTATGTTGTCGGCAATTCGGCGGATGCCCCCAAGACCCGATAACTCGCAACAGCTTGATGCGCGTGGGAGAAACAGGGGCAGTGCGGAAAAATATTCAGAGCGTTTGGATCCGCCGATatctcaacttctccaggGAGGCAAACTAGGACCGATCTTGAACAAGGACGGAAAGCCATTACAACCTTTCACACTGCTCGATCGCCGTACGCAGCTTCGCGATGGTGTTTTCCGGTCAGGGCATAATTTGCCTACAATGACGATTGATGATtatttggaggaagagaagaggcgcGGTGGCATAATCGAGGGAGGCGAGCCGGAACCAGTAGAggtcgatgaggatgatctgGACAAGGCCGATGAAGAGACGATGAAAGCGAGAGAATGGGACGAATACAAAGAAGCAAACCCTCGAGGCTCTGGAAATACCTTGAATAGGGGCTAA